The genomic interval GATGCTGAAGTCCATGCTCGCCCAGGCGAAGCAGCAGGCGAACGCGCAGAAGGGGGACCCTTGCAAAGAAGAGGGCATCACGCGCGCGAAGTACGCGTGCGGGATGGCGGCCAAGACCCCGGAGGCCTGGAAGGCCTGCATGCGCTAGCCGCACCCCGACGAACGAAAGCTACCATGGCAGCCAAACGTGCTTCGCGTCCGACCGCCCGACCGAGCGGTCCCGACCTGTCTCCTGTCGTCGCCGAGAACCTCCGTACGCTCCGCGCGGCGCGGGGTCTGTCGCTCGAGAAGCTCTCCGTCGCGAGCGGCGTGAGCCGCGCGATGCTCGGTCAGATCGAGCTCGGCAAGAGCACCCCGACGATCAACGTCCTTTGGAAGATCGCGCGCGCCCTCGACGTGACCTTCGCGAGCCTCATCCACGCTCAGCCCACGGCCGGCACGGTGGTCTTGAGGGAACGCGAGGCGAAGATCCTCACGAGCGCCGACGGCTCGTTCCGCTCCCGCGCGCTCTTCCCGTTCGGCACGCCGCGTAGGTCGGAGATGTACGAGCTCGAGCTCGCGCCGTCGTCGGCGGAGCACGCCGAGGCTCACGCCCAGGGCACGCTCGAGAACATCGTCGTCATCCGCGGGGCGGTCCGCATCACCCTGCCCGAGGGCTCACACGATCTCGCGAAGGGGGACGCGATCCAGTTCGCGGCCGACGTGCCCCACACCTACGCGAACCCGCACGGTGAGGCCGCCACGATGGTGCTCACGATGACCTACCGCGACGCCCAAGGGTGACTCAACGAGGCGCGCGGTGCTCTCGGTACATGCGGAGCACGTGCTCGCCGACGGGCGTCTTCCGCAGCCCGTCCACGATCGCCCCGAGATCGTCGGGGAGATCGCGGCGTGAGAGGGAAGGCACGCCGAACCCGTCGGGCATGAGCACCGGGGTAGCGAGGGACGCGAGCGTGAGATCGGCCGCCGAGAACGTGTCCCCGACGAGGTAGCGTCGCCCGTCGAGGAGGCGCGCGATCTCGTCGAGCTTGGTCGCGAGGGCGCCGAGGAGGCGTTTTTCGGCGCGCTCGGAGGTTCGGAACGCCCGCTTCAGGGCCCCGCGGAGCACCGGATGGAGGGTCTTGAGCGCGACCCGCGACGTGAGGGGAGCGCTGCGCTCGAAGGTGCGGACGAAGAGCTCGGGCCTCGGGACCAAGAAGCAGTACGCGAGCCTTCGTGTGAGCGGTCCGAGCGTCTCGTCGAGGTCGTGCTCGATCTCCTTCGCGCGCGAGCGGAGCGCGGGATCGTTCGAGAAGAGCTTCCGCCCTTCGGGTGCTCGCTCGTCGGCGTAGTCGACGATGTCGGTCGAGTCCCGGAGGGGGCGGGCCGAGGGGCGGAGCAGGAGAGGCACCGTGCGCGAGCCGCGAGGCACGGCGAACGCCCAATGCGCGAGGGGCAGGTGCACCTCCTCGGCGAACGGGATCCCGGCGTGATCGAGCGCCCACCGTGCCTTCTCGCAATAGTGGCTCGGCCCGATGGAGACGAGGCGGAGCGTCATGGCGCGCCCTTCTCGCGCGACTCGTACACGGTCACGCTCGGGAGCTCGACGACGGTCAAGAACCCACCTTTGCCGGCGCCCGTGTCGATGGCGAGGACGTTCTCTCCCATCCACATGTCGGTCGGATCCTCGGGGGTGTACGCCGAGAGCTCCGGCGGGAGGTGGTCGGTCGACGTGTGCCCACAGACCACACGCTTCCCACGGTAACCCTTGAAGAATTTCATCGTCCGCACCCACAAGAGCAGGGTCGGATCCTCCATGGCGGTGGGGTGCTTGAAGGTCCCGTCCGGAGCCTCGACGAGGCCTGCGTGCACGTAGATCGCGTGGGCGTCCTCGTAGAAGTAGGGCAGGCTCTTCATCCAGGTGACGACGTCCTCCGGGAAGAAACCTGCATCCTGCATGCGTCGCATCTCGGCCACCGAAGGCACGTCGC from Myxococcales bacterium carries:
- a CDS encoding helix-turn-helix transcriptional regulator codes for the protein MAAKRASRPTARPSGPDLSPVVAENLRTLRAARGLSLEKLSVASGVSRAMLGQIELGKSTPTINVLWKIARALDVTFASLIHAQPTAGTVVLREREAKILTSADGSFRSRALFPFGTPRRSEMYELELAPSSAEHAEAHAQGTLENIVVIRGAVRITLPEGSHDLAKGDAIQFAADVPHTYANPHGEAATMVLTMTYRDAQG
- a CDS encoding glutathione S-transferase family protein translates to MTLRLVSIGPSHYCEKARWALDHAGIPFAEEVHLPLAHWAFAVPRGSRTVPLLLRPSARPLRDSTDIVDYADERAPEGRKLFSNDPALRSRAKEIEHDLDETLGPLTRRLAYCFLVPRPELFVRTFERSAPLTSRVALKTLHPVLRGALKRAFRTSERAEKRLLGALATKLDEIARLLDGRRYLVGDTFSAADLTLASLATPVLMPDGFGVPSLSRRDLPDDLGAIVDGLRKTPVGEHVLRMYREHRAPR
- a CDS encoding serine/threonine protein phosphatase, whose protein sequence is MAHRTFAVGDIHGDLAALRAVLAKLPPLDEDDTLVFLGDYLDRGPESRQVIAFVRHELPKRTPAKIVALRGNHEDGWLRVRQGGWPEFVIPIGNGCLATMRSYEEKIHFEGDVPSVAEMRRMQDAGFFPEDVVTWMKSLPYFYEDAHAIYVHAGLVEAPDGTFKHPTAMEDPTLLLWVRTMKFFKGYRGKRVVCGHTSTDHLPPELSAYTPEDPTDMWMGENVLAIDTGAGKGGFLTVVELPSVTVYESREKGAP